DNA from Elaeis guineensis isolate ETL-2024a chromosome 2, EG11, whole genome shotgun sequence:
acatacttctatgaatcacatgatgatatccaaatcagtcaaaattcaaaaatattttctcttattcatgcTTTCAAaggttaaaaatttatctttttaatctcatcctcaaacttttgatgttttatttttttttgatgtaaattcatcattaaatcatttcataaagaaaagatcaatatcactaatattgattagaatcaatatcactatttttgatcatcaaaattaatctttaattctagataaagatatcaaatttctcataaaaaatgtttaaactgctcatgatttaatcaatttatcacaagatcataaataaattttactacattctccatagataaatttttgagtataaaaatctaagatcaaaatcattattcgataaacaatatCAAATTCTttctgataaataaaaaattattcaattctaagataaaaaaaatttatctttaaatattctaaatctaaaataaaaaattaaggatccactcatcctaaaattaggatgctaaatatttttgtagcatagtaggtggaagcactacttttaaaaattatattaggaatattcaaaattttttaaacatattattctttctaatatcaatgaattttttatgttaaatcatatcatctatcataattctttaattcAAAGAGTCAATatttctgacttactcaaaataattcaGATCATCATGCTTCCGTTGCGTACTctattctaacaatcaaaattttttaggttcaccaaaaaattttgatcatattattttttatcttattaatagaaaaattttaaaattttaaattttaattgaagccaaagattaactttcgattctcatttatATTTTTACTGACGTACTATaatcttgattaatttttgagtccaatatcatatttaaaaccatcatataggtttattataatctaatatgaatcaaatcttaattctcatatcaattcaattagataattctaaatcaaaatcctataagtaaaatcaataagaaaatctTTTGATACTTCATCAAATTAAGACATCATTAGAATATATaggaatttcaaatcattatcttttctaaagttctatcatcaagatccttaatatctatcaagtatcctttcataataatcatacaagcctcaaaaattaaatttttatttaatagtagattcaatcagAGACCTTGTTaataaaagcaaaggaactctatatcaattcctaaatccaaaattttaaattacaaattcacatggatcccataatcttgaataaatataaatcggatcttttattttaatctaaagatagcagttttttcattaacaatctcaacaataatatcagaaaatcttttgatcaacttagataagaaatctttaaattaaaatttcatacacatcatgtagtctccaaaagaacaaataagatttattatttagatctaagaatGATAATTATAGATTCCAGCATAATGAATATCTTAcaatctcataatcaattttatcaataagaaataggcttttttgcaatatcctcaaatatgcattcatcctaatatgtcattttatatatgatccatataccaagttcaatttcgataaatatttcaatcaagtatcataaaagactttcttagtctatcctgaaataatattttatcatcaaatctttatcttgtcaataatagttaacttctcaactagaagtaatatcatagtattattctcacatcgaatttgaacttacgattcacttgaataatcaatgataaattaataaccataatgcataataaaatttcatgtcaatccttttgtaattatttttaatcaaaatctaactaatcatatcatgatctataggtcatccatcatatttcaaactctatatatcataatctcttgtgatcttttcatacataatctcaatgtttaatcaaaaattataaagatttttccactacaatcatcaaagatctacaccataatgtctctagtgtctatccactaacactcattctatacacatcttagttcatccactaatATTTTGATACCACTCTAATTGTCACGCCCGTGACTTGAGATCGCGAGTTGAAAGTCGTGGCAACCaccacatactcatagaaaattctctctataagcatgcaaggcatcttatcatgctattctaaaataacagtggaataattagtcaataatttaaatctaaaatatagcaatctaaattttaactttaatatctcaataaattcaataatgttcaatacatcttacatcaaattcaataagactttcagtctAAAATAAATGTATGGAAGTTCTGCttatcactcttctattcatatcttgtatcatcttaatttctcaacatctataaaaatagtaaaataagagataatgagctagacagcctagtaagtaatgatcactttcaatagatttcatcagagattaaagtaaataattatttataaaaaataatgcatataaagttcatcaatttgaaatcaacttcaattatgcaatataattctactaaatttattttttttttaaaatttaaatttttttgaagattttaatttctttcattcttacatttttttcatcaactatgagctatgaccatattttttctgtggcagggtcataatactgcgtatcttcttgcagtgagctacgaatcatctgacagcaaagttctTCAGAATCATTGGTCTCGCTGGCAGTTTGtcactggtctcactggcgacatgtcgctggtctcactggcagtataaatcctcaggataaatcaattgctaaTGTATATACCTCCAATGATGGGGATTGCCAATTtaaattattcttatatcaaaattcttcataaattatatttcttattctaattcaataaaaaaatatataatcatgtggtaTTGAAATCAATCGACATAATGCATAatgaaatcaaaatattcaatcatgcttcatcataacatttcaaaataggatatttttataacaaaatatcattcatctaattcatgcatcatttcataaattatgtcagaaaaatatattataatttatcgataaatctaaaaaaaataaaatattacttacctcgaatacaTTCCAATAatccatataattttataatttttttttcaaaaattttattcgtagatcatatcgcgatatcccatgatcaaatatccacaatcctatacaggattaattttaataattagaaaggatcgaaataattaagaaaaatagaattGATGGACACCCATATCCTATCGTTCAGATTGGTCCGATCTTCTAATTTTATCtggtcaaaatctaattaggacataaacgatccaaaatttgactatcagatcaaatcaaattcgaagtgataagatcgaggttccttcattgggttcataaatcaagtggagagagaaaattagaggggagagaattcatgagatacaatccaaattaatcaggTGCCACAGTCCAACATCTTGATTGGtatgatcaaaatgatctaatccaagtcatggttaaattaggatcatggataatcaaattgagaaatatcagatttgatcaaggtgagtgccagtacactgtccgacaatcatggatcagattttttatcagatcaaaatattaaaattttttttattgataatctttttagagagagaaatcgatcaagagagaaaaataattttagagagagaaaattcatcttggactcttcagatgatatgattcaacaaattcgatcgatcagatcaaatcatactgaaattatcatatggataattcaataaaattatgagaaatagaatcttaaaaaatattagatctgatcaaGATGGATGTCGGTATACTATCCGACGATcacaaatcaaaatttattattaggatcaatttcaattcatcatcattcttgtcAAAGttctagaaattttaggagagagaaataacttaaagagaaattttagagagagaaagtagagagagaaaataaagagagattagagagagattagaaagagaagaaaaaagggagagagagagtctatttattatttttgtatttttcttcttctttttctttttttcttctttttcttttctttttctttttcttttccttcttcttctcgtgGCCTCCTTTgggcgaaacaggggaccgtgtggTCCCCTCCTTTGGTCGGCCGATCAGCGGTGTGACCGGCATGGCTGTGGCCGACGGTGGAAGGGCGACGATGGGCAGCTCAAAAGAAGTGAATCCGacggtcggtggtgaccaccgatgtcggaaaatgagaagaacaataaaaaaataaaaaattctttcaCAACAAAATTTGATGACTTTGGTCATCGGCAATCGTGCACACGGGCATtggaaggaaggagaagaagagagggagagaaatcagggcttacctcgagctccgacgatGTCTCCGACGAGAAATCAAGGTGAGCACGGCGATGAACTTCCGCGAGGATTTTTCGATGATCCCTACCTTTTGTCTCGGGATTCTCAAGTGGAGGAAGGGAGAaggggtctcccccttaaatagagtcagaggggaggagtttgactttCCTTAGTGAGCTTTTCAACTCTGTTTGGGAGccgatcgggaggaagaagactccctatgggagtcttcctaattttttttttgatgggcttTCGTGGGCTGGGTTTAGGGCTCAATTGAGCCAGGTCATAACACTGAccatgaactctattgttatagggtaataccctttggtctgaaAAATGTAGGGGCCACCTATCAGTGATTGAtggataaaatcttcaaagataaGCTCGACCACAATATGGAGaagtatgttgatgacatacttgTCAAGAGCTGAGCTATCCCAGACCACTCAGAGGCTTCTAACTAGTGAAACATCCTTCAACTTGGCTTTCGAGACTGAGGCAGTTATTTTCATAGAGTTTGGATTTCCCTCTCTCAAGATTGAGGAATATAATAAGGACACCAGTTTGGTGTGGCTCCATGCCAAtcttgatctgattgaggagagtAGGGAATGCATTGCTGTTAGAATGGCTGCTTACCAGCAGCAGGTGGCCAGATATTACAACTCTCAAATTAAGCCAAAAAAGTTTCAAGCTGGTGATCTGGTGCTGTGTCGAGCTAAAGTCTCACAGCCTATCGAGCAAGGGAAGCTATCGCCCAACTGGAAAGGTCCTTACCAAGTGGATAAAGTGGTACGCCTAAAAACATATAATCTAAAGCAGCTCGACAGGACTTCGATTTTTAGGTCATGAAACTCGACAAACCTCTGCATATATTACCAATAATGTAACAATacttttcatgaaaataaaatttgtagaGCCATCAATTTATGATGGACGCTCGAGTCCTCCAAGAGTTGCCTCCTCCTTCCACTTAGGACCCTAAACCATAACTACGATCTATTAATGTGATGCCTAACTTACCAGACTCTCAAGAAGACCTCGACGACTTCGAGACaggactaacttaccagacccctatAGAGCTCAAGTCGCACGAGAAGCGAAGGAAGACCCTTGAGAAAACTTtcggagggataactaatcagacccttagAATACTATCGAGAGTACAAGAAGCCATAGGCATAAGTTTGCCACCGCACACATTGCCTCTCATGCGAAGATGAGAATTGCTAAATGCTGTAGGCACAAGATCGTCATAGGCACACAATGCCACTCATgaaggataactaatcagacctttAGAATAccgtcgagagtgcaagatgtcATAAACACAAGCTTACTGCTGACACATACTACCTCTCGTGCGAAGACGAGAAGTACTAGATATCATAGGCATAAAATCGCCATAGGCACACAATGCCATTCgtaagggataactaatcagaccctcagaatatcATCGAGAGTACAAGATGCTATAGGCATAAGCTCGCCGCTGGCACACATTACCTCTCATGTGAAGATGAGAAGTactagatgccataggcacaagatcaCTGCAGACACACAATATCACtcgtgagggataactaatcagaccctcgaaATATCGCTAAGAGtgcaagatgccataggcacaagctcgccactGTTACACACTAcctctcgcatgaagatgagaagtgctagatgccatagGCATAAGATTGCCATAGGCACACAATGCCATttgtgagggataactaatcagacccttgaAATATCGCTGAGAGTGCAAGATGTCGTAGGCACAAGCTCACCactggcacacactgcctcttgCGCGAAGATCAGAACTACTAGATGCCGTAGGTACAAGATCACCGCAGGCATGCAACGTCACTCATaagagataactaatcagacccttgaAATACTGCTGAAGAGCCCTGAATGCCAAAGGCACAAGATCGCCACCACCACACACTGCCTCTtcagaagaataaaaagatggaCAATATATGGCCAGAGGCATTATTTCAATAGTACTCCTTCCACCTGAGGCATTatctcagactcaggagtaggaGGTAGTGTTGAGGTTATTATTATGATGCCTCAGATCCATGGATGATCGGACTATATTCAAGTTGTTCCAAACTGCTCTAAGATCCATGGACGGTCGGACTATATTCAAGTTGTTCCAAACTGCTCTAAATATGTTCATTTCAATCGAAGTtgttctaaatatatttatgttgAAGTTGAGCTATCTAGAACCTTACTCGTGTTGAGCACTGAGCATTTTCTCATGCTAATTTGAGCTATTCGGATCCTTACTTATGTCGAGATGAGTAGTAAGCATTTCTTCATGCTGATCTGAGCATTTACTTGTGCTATTCTCTACGAGCCTAGTAAAATTCACAAAATTCatagatataaatttaaagttGGAATCAAAGTAAAGACTTTCAAAACAAAGCATTCTTTTTATTCATTAAAGTCTTTACAAAGAAAAAGCCGATGCTCCAAgcactttacaaaaaaaaaactagtgTTTCAGATACTTTACAAAGAGAGAACAGTTGCTTAGGCACCGTCTTGTGAACAAAAGAAGAAAAcaaggaaagaagaagatgagGGATGTCTCATTGCAATCGATGGAGCATCGGATCGGCTAAGTGAGCTGGTCCGATTTTCAT
Protein-coding regions in this window:
- the LOC140855255 gene encoding uncharacterized protein, with product MTYLSRAELSQTTQRLLTSETSFNLAFETEAVIFIEFGFPSLKIEEYNKDTSLVWLHANLDLIEESRECIAVRMAAYQQQVARYYNSQIKPKKFQAGDLVLCRAKVSQPIEQGKLSPNWKGPYQVDKVSHQFMMDARVLQELPPPST